In one Leptogranulimonas caecicola genomic region, the following are encoded:
- a CDS encoding PASTA domain-containing protein: MRCEGCGTELPDNAKFCHQCGRPVAGASLQDATSNVDMNDAPDVANVANNSKGTLDNTPVSDVANVVINSKDVPADALGAPAGSSTSDAQNSPDAPAEEAAEAPQGAQPQEDLAATSSLKEVEATQVRPGSPQVEVGDTVPVPTPVDATKEAVRLDLTDEDLVDSLVTDPSRPGSTGRMRVYAAPDPIAEEQAAEKNHRLGLITAAVLFVAALAMLAAFVTWRMEIWGGKTLPDTVGMDQAAATSLLEGEGFSVATTEVVSDNAVGKVVSQEPAGSRRVDPGSVVALGIGVERSVPEVEGMALEDAKEALHDRSIDHVRVEYENSDNEKGTVIAVTPSAGSVVAADEMVTLVVAQPYTVPDVVGLSEDDAKEAVERAGLTYETVMVASDQDPGTVVSADPAVGSELKANSKVTLTVSSPYPASPYAALEYLHCAPKDLSTYLRQQGYSLLYGATRDDVVAATWAGSAASPQVVIGPNPFAEYRGFQFWATDGLAAGAQIQGVRLTFDQDSAPDAAGALKVDQATVNTLMEACGLKTSSGTTTTATPQTLAPKASQAPEFIAKAGTQGSDTWAIVVWRANDQVLAAVCVAPTQTLETNLSAAGISLDAYEGSMANLAATQLLIKG; the protein is encoded by the coding sequence GATGTTGCAAATGTAGTAATTAATTCCAAGGATGTCCCAGCTGACGCCCTTGGCGCTCCAGCTGGATCTTCAACTTCCGATGCTCAGAACTCCCCGGACGCTCCGGCGGAAGAGGCCGCAGAGGCTCCCCAAGGCGCCCAGCCGCAAGAAGACTTGGCAGCCACCTCGTCGCTCAAAGAGGTGGAGGCTACCCAGGTGCGTCCAGGGAGCCCCCAGGTAGAAGTAGGCGACACGGTGCCTGTGCCCACGCCGGTTGACGCCACCAAAGAGGCCGTGCGCTTGGACCTCACCGACGAAGACCTTGTGGATTCCCTGGTCACCGACCCTTCCCGCCCCGGCTCTACCGGCCGCATGCGCGTCTATGCGGCGCCGGATCCCATCGCAGAAGAGCAGGCTGCCGAGAAAAACCACCGCCTGGGCCTCATCACCGCCGCCGTCCTGTTTGTGGCGGCGCTGGCGATGCTCGCGGCCTTTGTCACCTGGCGCATGGAGATCTGGGGCGGCAAGACGCTGCCCGACACCGTGGGCATGGACCAGGCCGCGGCCACTTCCTTGCTGGAAGGGGAGGGCTTCTCGGTAGCCACCACAGAAGTGGTGAGCGACAACGCTGTGGGCAAAGTGGTGTCCCAGGAGCCGGCGGGCTCCAGGCGCGTGGATCCCGGCAGCGTGGTGGCGCTGGGCATCGGCGTGGAACGGTCGGTGCCCGAGGTGGAGGGCATGGCCCTGGAAGACGCCAAGGAGGCGCTGCACGACCGCTCCATCGATCACGTGCGCGTGGAATATGAGAATTCTGACAATGAAAAAGGCACAGTCATCGCGGTGACGCCTTCGGCCGGGTCGGTAGTGGCGGCCGACGAGATGGTGACCCTGGTGGTGGCCCAGCCCTATACGGTGCCTGACGTGGTGGGCCTCAGCGAGGACGATGCCAAGGAGGCTGTCGAGCGCGCCGGCCTCACCTATGAGACGGTGATGGTGGCCAGCGACCAGGATCCGGGCACGGTGGTCTCGGCAGACCCTGCGGTCGGGTCTGAGCTCAAAGCCAACTCCAAGGTGACGCTCACGGTGTCGTCGCCCTATCCGGCCAGCCCCTACGCGGCGTTGGAGTACCTCCACTGCGCGCCCAAGGACCTCTCCACCTACCTGCGCCAACAGGGCTATAGCCTGCTCTACGGCGCAACCCGCGACGACGTGGTTGCCGCCACCTGGGCCGGCTCTGCCGCAAGCCCGCAGGTGGTCATTGGGCCCAATCCCTTTGCCGAGTACCGCGGCTTCCAGTTCTGGGCCACCGACGGCTTGGCCGCCGGCGCTCAAATCCAGGGCGTGCGCCTGACCTTTGACCAAGACTCCGCTCCCGACGCCGCAGGCGCCCTCAAGGTGGACCAAGCCACGGTCAACACCCTCATGGAGGCCTGCGGGCTGAAGACCTCCTCGGGCACCACCACCACAGCTACGCCACAGACGCTGGCGCCCAAAGCCTCCCAGGCCCCAGAATTCATCGCCAAGGCCGGCACCCAGGGTTCCGACACCTGGGCCATTGTGGTCTGGCGCGCCAACGATCAAGTCCTGGCCGCCGTCTGCGTCGCACCCACCCAAACGCTGGAGACAAACCTCTCGGCTGCCGGCATCAGCCTGGACGCCTACGAGGGCTCCATGGCCAACCTGGCCGCCACCCAACTGCTCATAAAGGGGTAA
- a CDS encoding GntR family transcriptional regulator, producing MGSAYLMIKDDLRGLIENGGYAVGELIPSQSDLAETYGVSAPTVKRAVELLAREGFLEAVAGGYVVARRRVPQGYATTLRSYYEERGANTSFPETKIIRFCTVGASDLEARRLGIAPGAPVYRTVRLRYADGKPFVFLTNCTPCEYFPELASVDLTVHSLYSTFDEMGRPALEADRTIEILRATTNLCALLDVQPEEPLFKVTTMVYDEQGVALDYSEAVFLSEGNSFHITTRVLGEGLMR from the coding sequence ATGGGTTCTGCCTATCTCATGATCAAGGACGACCTTAGAGGTCTTATCGAAAACGGCGGCTATGCCGTGGGGGAGCTCATTCCCTCCCAATCGGATTTGGCGGAGACCTATGGGGTGAGCGCGCCCACGGTCAAGCGCGCCGTGGAGCTTTTGGCCCGCGAGGGATTCTTGGAGGCCGTGGCAGGCGGCTATGTGGTGGCCCGCAGGCGCGTGCCCCAGGGCTACGCCACCACGCTGCGCAGCTATTATGAGGAGCGCGGCGCCAACACCAGCTTCCCGGAGACCAAGATCATCAGGTTTTGCACGGTAGGCGCCAGCGACCTGGAAGCCCGCCGCCTGGGCATCGCCCCCGGTGCGCCGGTCTACCGCACCGTCCGCCTGCGCTATGCCGACGGAAAGCCCTTCGTCTTTCTCACCAACTGCACTCCCTGCGAGTATTTCCCAGAGCTTGCTTCGGTGGATCTCACCGTCCACTCGCTCTACTCCACCTTCGACGAGATGGGTCGCCCGGCCCTGGAAGCAGACCGCACCATCGAGATCCTGCGGGCCACCACCAACCTCTGCGCCCTGTTGGACGTACAGCCCGAGGAGCCACTCTTCAAGGTGACCACCATGGTCTACGACGAGCAGGGAGTCGCCTTGGACTACTCTGAGGCCGTCTTTTTGAGCGAAGGCAACTCCTTCCACATCACCACCAGAGTACTGGGCGAAGGGCTTATGCGCTGA
- a CDS encoding GntR family transcriptional regulator: protein MNTTMGTLYRNIKDDLFAKISDGTYSEGDLIPSETDLAKQYGVSRPTMRQALQILVDEGYLERRRRRGTIVTKPTSPDADPKKPGGYQADSGLQSFEEELRRAGHSVRTMPILAKIEEASEGIARALELAAGDPVIKLVRLRYVDEIPHVFMEHYLPSELYPGFLNADFSQVGLYQRMSDLGRPVRTITRRLEVMKADASSATLLDLPIGDPLFHFQTFGRAQDNRMVEYSISTYRGRNNSFEFTVGAEEPSALVLPSDMIDPIDPAAAEQS, encoded by the coding sequence GTGAACACCACTATGGGGACGCTTTACCGCAACATCAAAGATGATCTTTTTGCCAAGATCAGCGACGGTACCTACTCTGAGGGCGACCTTATCCCCTCAGAGACGGACCTTGCCAAACAATACGGCGTAAGCCGCCCCACCATGCGCCAGGCGTTGCAAATCTTGGTGGACGAAGGCTACCTGGAACGGCGGCGTCGACGGGGCACCATCGTCACCAAACCCACCAGTCCAGACGCAGACCCCAAAAAGCCGGGTGGCTACCAGGCAGATTCAGGGTTGCAAAGCTTTGAGGAGGAGTTGCGCCGGGCAGGCCACAGCGTGCGCACCATGCCCATCCTGGCTAAGATCGAAGAGGCCTCCGAGGGCATCGCCCGCGCATTGGAGCTGGCTGCCGGCGATCCGGTGATAAAGCTGGTGCGCTTGCGCTATGTGGACGAGATACCCCATGTGTTCATGGAGCACTATCTGCCCTCCGAGCTCTACCCTGGTTTTTTGAACGCCGATTTTTCCCAAGTAGGCCTCTACCAGCGCATGAGCGACCTTGGTCGGCCGGTGCGCACCATCACCCGGCGCCTGGAGGTCATGAAGGCCGACGCTTCCTCGGCCACGCTGCTCGACCTGCCCATTGGCGACCCGCTCTTCCACTTCCAAACCTTTGGCAGGGCCCAAGACAACCGCATGGTGGAATACTCTATTTCCACATACCGAGGCCGCAACAACAGCTTCGAGTTCACGGTGGGCGCAGAGGAGCCCTCAGCCCTGGTGCTGCCCTCAGACATGATCGACCCTATAGACCCTGCAGCTGCCGAGCAAAGCTAA
- a CDS encoding ribulose-phosphate 3-epimerase: protein MLLCPSLMCADFLHLADEVDALCAAGADLLHLDVIDGHYVDTSSMGLGDVRAVCSRSSVPCDVHLMATNAAEACVHYIEAGASIVYVHPETDKTINSTLAKIARLGAHPGIAVNPGLALETVQWCLPLVDYVLIMTVNPGFSGQSFLDYVKPKIAQFAQLKDDYGFKIIVDGACSPAAIQEVCALGADGAVLGTSALFGKPGSYRELMARIRRLDCEPSLA from the coding sequence ATGCTGCTTTGCCCCTCCCTCATGTGCGCCGACTTCTTGCACCTGGCAGACGAGGTGGACGCCCTCTGCGCCGCCGGCGCCGACCTACTGCATCTCGATGTCATCGACGGCCACTACGTGGATACCTCTTCCATGGGCCTAGGCGACGTCCGCGCCGTATGCTCACGCTCCAGCGTGCCCTGCGACGTGCACCTCATGGCCACCAACGCCGCCGAGGCATGCGTGCACTACATCGAGGCCGGCGCCTCCATCGTCTACGTGCATCCTGAGACCGATAAGACCATCAACTCCACCCTGGCCAAGATCGCGCGGCTGGGGGCCCATCCAGGCATCGCCGTGAACCCCGGCCTGGCCTTGGAGACGGTGCAGTGGTGTCTGCCTTTGGTGGACTACGTGCTCATCATGACGGTGAACCCTGGGTTTTCCGGCCAGAGCTTCCTTGACTACGTCAAACCCAAGATCGCGCAGTTTGCCCAACTCAAAGACGACTACGGCTTCAAGATCATCGTCGACGGCGCGTGCTCTCCTGCTGCGATCCAAGAGGTCTGCGCTTTAGGGGCCGACGGCGCAGTCCTTGGCACCAGCGCCCTTTTTGGAAAACCGGGGTCCTATCGCGAGCTGATGGCTCGCATACGAAGGCTCGACTGTGAGCCTTCTCTGGCATAG
- a CDS encoding type I phosphomannose isomerase catalytic subunit, translating into MDPLFFTPIPHDTVWGGTTIKDYYGYEWPSDQVGQAWAFADQPDGSTAVSDGPYQGATLGELWKEHPEWFGDTDRPFPLIVSMLCPEQDLSIQVHPTDSVARAKGFPYGKNEAWYFLEAQPGSSIVFGHNAADERDMRHRIESGQWDELLRRLCVRKDDFVYVPAGTLHACGKNVIVYEVQQATNVTYRFYDYDRTDAQGNRRPLQLKEALESVEYGPDLNASRHTDAVEAKDGWERTCYIDCPSFKIEKLAVDEGSFTLCEDAYELVSVVRGSGQVNGRPVKVGDHFLVPKGCAATFTGQLTCMMTTA; encoded by the coding sequence ATGGACCCCCTCTTTTTCACCCCGATCCCCCACGACACCGTCTGGGGAGGCACCACCATCAAGGATTACTACGGCTACGAATGGCCCAGCGACCAGGTGGGCCAAGCCTGGGCCTTCGCCGACCAACCTGACGGCTCCACGGCCGTTTCAGATGGCCCTTACCAGGGAGCCACCTTAGGCGAGCTGTGGAAAGAGCATCCGGAATGGTTTGGGGACACCGATCGCCCCTTCCCTCTCATCGTCTCCATGCTCTGCCCCGAGCAGGACCTTTCCATCCAGGTGCACCCCACAGACAGCGTCGCGCGCGCCAAGGGGTTTCCCTATGGCAAAAACGAGGCCTGGTATTTCCTGGAAGCCCAGCCTGGGTCCTCTATCGTCTTTGGCCACAACGCCGCAGACGAGCGCGACATGCGGCACCGTATCGAGAGCGGCCAGTGGGATGAGCTTTTGCGCCGCCTCTGCGTGCGAAAGGACGACTTTGTCTACGTGCCGGCAGGGACCCTGCACGCCTGCGGCAAAAACGTCATCGTCTACGAGGTGCAGCAGGCCACCAATGTGACCTATCGCTTCTACGACTACGACCGCACCGATGCCCAAGGCAACAGGCGCCCCCTTCAGCTGAAGGAGGCGCTGGAGTCAGTGGAGTACGGGCCGGATCTCAACGCCTCCCGCCACACCGACGCAGTGGAGGCCAAGGATGGCTGGGAGCGCACCTGCTACATCGACTGCCCCTCTTTCAAGATCGAGAAGCTGGCAGTGGACGAGGGCTCCTTCACCCTTTGCGAAGACGCCTATGAGCTCGTGAGCGTCGTACGCGGGTCCGGCCAGGTCAACGGCAGGCCCGTGAAGGTGGGCGACCACTTCTTGGTTCCCAAAGGCTGCGCCGCGACTTTCACAGGCCAGCTCACCTGTATGATGACCACCGCTTAG
- a CDS encoding PTS system mannose/fructose/sorbose family transporter subunit IID encodes MSNNEPVIKREDGKIGMNKHDLNMLWYRWQVGWFSSSSYEKLESHGFAWSYCDFADKFYKDDPEGKKRLLLRHSQFYNTEPQVGTIINGIVASMEEGIALGDPIPEEMPTSVKTALMGPLAGIGDSIIQGIFVPTLLSIGMSLAANGSVAGPIFYIVTWLICGLAISYGLFRYGYKLGLSSIDTLVGETSMRIMDAINVLGIIVVGTLAASMVAVSTIVQIPYGTEMGPLQDTLDGVFPCLLALIVTLVTWWMLNKKQWSAMKVLLVLVVAVIICCVIGFL; translated from the coding sequence ATGTCTAATAACGAACCCGTAATCAAGCGCGAAGATGGCAAGATCGGCATGAACAAGCATGATCTCAACATGCTTTGGTACCGCTGGCAGGTAGGTTGGTTCTCCTCCAGCTCCTACGAGAAACTGGAGTCCCACGGCTTTGCCTGGTCCTACTGCGATTTCGCCGACAAGTTCTACAAAGACGATCCCGAGGGCAAGAAGCGCCTGCTGCTCCGCCACTCCCAGTTCTACAACACCGAGCCTCAGGTGGGCACCATCATCAACGGCATCGTGGCGTCCATGGAGGAGGGCATCGCTTTGGGCGATCCCATCCCCGAGGAGATGCCCACCTCGGTTAAGACCGCCCTCATGGGACCGCTGGCAGGCATCGGCGACTCCATCATCCAGGGCATCTTCGTCCCCACCCTGCTCTCCATCGGCATGAGCCTGGCAGCCAACGGCTCTGTGGCCGGCCCGATCTTCTACATCGTCACCTGGCTCATCTGCGGCCTGGCCATCTCCTACGGCTTGTTCCGCTATGGCTACAAGCTGGGCTTGAGCTCCATCGACACCCTGGTGGGCGAGACCTCCATGCGCATCATGGACGCCATCAACGTGCTGGGCATCATCGTGGTAGGCACGCTGGCAGCCTCGATGGTGGCGGTCTCCACCATCGTCCAGATCCCCTATGGCACCGAGATGGGCCCCCTCCAGGACACCCTGGACGGCGTCTTCCCTTGCCTGTTGGCCCTCATCGTCACCCTGGTGACCTGGTGGATGCTCAACAAGAAGCAGTGGAGCGCCATGAAGGTCCTTCTGGTCCTCGTTGTAGCTGTCATCATCTGCTGCGTCATCGGGTTCCTCTAA
- a CDS encoding PTS sugar transporter subunit IIC: MTLAVLVGNTFGLVFYNLRMAGYSVFNNKALEAAQAGSTKGVTLWHLVIPQICTFLLRFVPVFVAIIAGEGVVNDIANNAPEIVTHTISVLGGILPALGIGMLMNIVVKEKIQLVFFFLGFALFAFAGLGTIPVVFIAATVAYIYFLATGKAAAAAPAATSSENAIYEDPDLF, translated from the coding sequence GTGACCCTGGCGGTGCTGGTGGGCAACACCTTTGGCCTGGTCTTCTACAACCTGCGTATGGCCGGCTACTCCGTCTTCAACAACAAGGCCCTGGAGGCCGCACAGGCCGGAAGCACCAAGGGCGTCACTCTGTGGCACCTGGTCATCCCCCAGATCTGCACCTTCTTGCTGCGCTTCGTCCCCGTCTTTGTGGCCATCATCGCCGGTGAGGGCGTCGTGAACGACATCGCCAACAACGCGCCTGAGATCGTCACCCACACCATTAGCGTGCTGGGCGGCATCCTTCCCGCACTGGGCATCGGCATGCTCATGAACATCGTGGTGAAAGAGAAGATCCAGCTGGTCTTCTTCTTCCTTGGCTTCGCCCTCTTCGCCTTCGCAGGCCTGGGCACCATCCCCGTGGTCTTCATCGCCGCCACCGTGGCCTACATCTACTTCCTAGCCACCGGCAAGGCCGCTGCCGCCGCTCCTGCTGCCACCAGCAGCGAGAACGCGATCTACGAAGACCCCGACCTTTTTTAA
- a CDS encoding PTS system mannose/fructose/N-acetylgalactosamine-transporter subunit IIB: protein MTISFARIDDRVIHGQTMTRWATQKSCDAILVISDKVAADDLRKKVLKAAAGHLKIGIYTVDQGVEACEKAKASKKNFFIISDSVEEFANLKKAGGDFGPMLNVGNLSGTRPGTKNLGNAICITDEDVACFDYLANQGIDLQFQMIPDDSVHTWSQVKSKYESL, encoded by the coding sequence ATGACCATTTCGTTCGCACGCATCGACGATCGTGTGATCCATGGCCAGACCATGACCCGCTGGGCCACCCAGAAGTCCTGCGACGCCATCCTGGTGATCAGCGACAAAGTTGCCGCTGACGACCTGCGCAAGAAGGTGCTCAAGGCGGCAGCCGGGCACCTGAAGATCGGCATTTACACCGTCGACCAGGGCGTGGAGGCCTGCGAGAAGGCCAAAGCTTCCAAGAAAAACTTCTTTATTATCTCCGACTCGGTGGAGGAGTTTGCCAACCTCAAGAAGGCAGGCGGCGACTTTGGCCCCATGCTCAACGTAGGCAACCTCTCTGGCACACGCCCGGGCACCAAAAACCTAGGCAACGCCATCTGCATCACCGACGAAGACGTCGCCTGCTTCGACTATCTGGCAAATCAAGGCATCGACCTGCAATTCCAGATGATCCCCGACGATTCTGTGCACACCTGGTCCCAGGTGAAGAGCAAGTACGAGTCTTTGTAA
- a CDS encoding PTS sugar transporter subunit IIA, whose translation MNILLVSHGKLCEGVLDAYKMLFADAPNVSALSLTNDGVEDFRVRLDERLAALDGQGPILVMADLLGGTPYNEVYARLLEDPSRLRLVCGLNLPMLIEAGVMASATDDIDAVVQTAVSAGASGVCGAELPQEDGPEEEEDLF comes from the coding sequence ATGAACATCCTGCTCGTGTCCCACGGAAAGCTCTGCGAGGGCGTGCTCGACGCCTACAAGATGCTCTTTGCCGACGCGCCGAACGTGAGCGCCCTCAGCCTCACCAACGATGGCGTAGAGGATTTTCGGGTGCGCTTGGATGAGCGTCTGGCCGCCCTTGACGGCCAGGGCCCCATCTTGGTGATGGCCGATCTGTTGGGCGGCACCCCCTATAACGAGGTCTACGCCCGCCTGCTTGAAGACCCTTCCCGGCTGCGCCTGGTGTGCGGCCTCAACCTTCCCATGCTCATCGAGGCAGGAGTCATGGCCTCTGCCACCGATGACATCGATGCCGTTGTTCAGACTGCCGTCTCAGCGGGGGCGAGCGGCGTCTGTGGTGCGGAACTGCCCCAGGAAGACGGCCCAGAGGAAGAGGAGGATCTCTTCTAG
- the deoC gene encoding deoxyribose-phosphate aldolase — protein MSKAYTLDDLARLVDHTNLHADATEQDMKKLCDEARAYHFKMVAVNQVQSKFCSEQLAGTDIHTGAAIAFPLGQTSIESKVAETEDAIANGATEIDYVINITQVKAKNWAYLEDEMARIVEVCDKAQVPSKVIFENCLLTDEEKLALCEIASRVKPTFVKTSTGFSTGGATVADVELMASHVGPDVQVKAAGGIRDADTFLDMVRAGATRIGTSSGISIIEALKARMADEGVESYTL, from the coding sequence ATGAGCAAGGCCTATACCTTGGACGACCTCGCTCGTCTGGTGGACCACACCAACCTGCACGCCGACGCCACAGAGCAAGACATGAAGAAGCTCTGCGACGAGGCACGTGCCTACCACTTCAAGATGGTGGCGGTCAACCAGGTGCAGTCCAAGTTCTGTTCTGAGCAGCTGGCGGGTACCGACATCCATACAGGCGCCGCCATCGCCTTCCCGTTGGGGCAGACTTCTATCGAGTCCAAGGTGGCCGAGACTGAAGACGCCATCGCCAACGGCGCCACCGAGATCGACTATGTGATCAACATCACCCAGGTGAAGGCTAAAAACTGGGCCTATCTGGAAGACGAGATGGCACGCATCGTGGAGGTGTGCGACAAAGCCCAGGTGCCCTCCAAGGTGATCTTTGAGAATTGCCTGCTCACCGATGAGGAAAAGCTTGCCCTCTGCGAGATCGCCAGCCGCGTGAAGCCCACCTTTGTGAAGACTTCCACCGGATTCTCCACCGGCGGCGCCACTGTGGCCGACGTGGAGCTCATGGCCAGCCATGTGGGGCCGGACGTACAGGTAAAGGCTGCCGGTGGCATCCGCGACGCCGACACCTTCCTGGACATGGTGCGTGCCGGCGCCACCCGCATCGGCACCTCTTCGGGCATCTCCATCATCGAAGCCTTGAAGGCGCGTATGGCAGACGAGGGCGTCGAGAGCTACACCCTCTAA
- a CDS encoding type I phosphomannose isomerase catalytic subunit, translating to MGPITFAPHVISPIWAGTRLAQIRGLEPSGDKNYGESFDISAHEGVTSQVASGPGEGMAYDEFLRAYHDEVLGDTEDTESLQAIFMDAKEFLSVQVHPGEEDAARLVGDRGKVECWYICEAEPGAELIGGCTTCDLEALREASANDTIGERYGLRVPVHPGDFVQVPSGTMHAMGPGILSVEIGSFGNTTFRLCDWGRGRELHVDQGFEVLNPSNCVTVAHVGDPERVDHPATHRAIHNEAFTCDVIDVRDSWQVPTDGQYFLLTCVWGEAHVSSPEGDTNLAYTESCVIPASLEGVTISGDCRVVVSRRC from the coding sequence ATGGGCCCCATTACCTTTGCTCCCCACGTCATATCGCCCATATGGGCCGGCACGCGCCTGGCCCAAATCCGCGGGCTTGAGCCTTCGGGCGACAAGAACTATGGCGAGTCCTTCGACATTTCGGCCCATGAAGGGGTGACCTCGCAGGTGGCCTCGGGTCCGGGCGAAGGCATGGCCTACGACGAGTTCTTGCGCGCCTATCACGATGAGGTGCTAGGCGATACCGAGGACACCGAGAGCCTCCAGGCCATCTTCATGGATGCCAAGGAGTTCTTGTCGGTGCAGGTGCATCCCGGAGAGGAGGATGCGGCACGCCTGGTGGGGGACCGCGGCAAGGTGGAATGCTGGTACATCTGCGAAGCGGAGCCCGGCGCCGAGCTCATTGGCGGATGCACCACCTGCGATCTGGAGGCGCTAAGGGAGGCTTCGGCCAACGACACCATCGGCGAGCGCTACGGGTTGCGGGTGCCGGTGCATCCTGGCGACTTCGTGCAGGTGCCCTCTGGGACCATGCATGCCATGGGCCCAGGCATCCTGAGTGTGGAGATCGGTTCCTTTGGCAATACTACCTTCAGGCTCTGCGACTGGGGCCGCGGCCGTGAGCTGCACGTGGATCAGGGATTCGAGGTGCTCAACCCCTCCAACTGCGTCACGGTGGCTCATGTGGGCGACCCGGAGCGCGTGGACCACCCTGCCACTCATCGCGCTATCCACAACGAGGCCTTCACGTGCGACGTCATCGATGTGCGCGACAGCTGGCAGGTGCCTACAGACGGCCAGTACTTCCTGCTCACCTGCGTCTGGGGAGAAGCCCACGTCTCCAGCCCTGAGGGCGACACAAACCTCGCCTATACCGAGAGCTGCGTGATCCCGGCATCTCTCGAAGGCGTCACCATCTCGGGCGACTGCCGCGTGGTGGTGAGCCGCCGCTGCTAA
- a CDS encoding SDR family oxidoreductase codes for MRQKVLVTGSRGYLASLVSLYNQDTFEFVGVSRKDVDYSNPAEVKAFFSAQEFDLLFHTAANATTADCENDPEGTGLVNRDSAIAIAQVCQDKGKRLVFISTEQLFNGRTDAAPFDEETDPVPVTNYGRQKADVDAWMRAHMDNYVILRLSWQFGLSMPRVKASPNILGNTLRALRTHTPTKFTANERRCMTYAQHLANDFPLLATIDSGVYNFASANMLTTYEAARYIAGRLGATPGEIDELILPDTERYAERPRDFRLDGSKAKAAGFGLATFEEDVQRCLSDFGY; via the coding sequence ATGAGGCAAAAGGTCTTAGTGACCGGATCGCGGGGCTATCTGGCAAGCTTGGTGTCCCTCTACAACCAGGACACCTTCGAGTTCGTAGGCGTGTCGCGCAAAGACGTCGACTACTCGAACCCTGCGGAGGTGAAGGCGTTTTTCTCGGCACAGGAGTTCGACCTGCTCTTCCACACCGCCGCCAACGCCACCACTGCCGACTGCGAGAACGACCCAGAAGGAACCGGGCTGGTGAACCGGGACTCGGCCATCGCCATTGCCCAGGTGTGCCAAGACAAGGGCAAGCGTCTGGTGTTCATCTCTACCGAGCAGCTGTTCAACGGCCGCACTGACGCTGCTCCCTTTGATGAAGAGACAGACCCTGTGCCGGTCACCAACTATGGGCGCCAGAAGGCCGACGTGGATGCTTGGATGCGCGCCCATATGGACAACTATGTGATCTTGCGGCTCTCTTGGCAGTTTGGGCTTTCGATGCCGCGAGTGAAGGCGTCTCCCAACATCTTGGGCAACACCCTCCGGGCCTTGCGTACCCACACTCCTACCAAGTTCACCGCCAACGAGCGTCGCTGCATGACCTATGCCCAGCACCTGGCCAACGACTTCCCTCTGCTGGCTACGATCGACAGCGGCGTCTACAACTTCGCAAGCGCCAACATGCTCACCACCTATGAGGCAGCCCGTTATATCGCCGGGCGCCTCGGGGCGACGCCTGGCGAGATCGACGAGCTCATCCTCCCCGATACCGAGCGCTATGCCGAGCGTCCTCGCGACTTTCGCTTGGACGGCTCCAAAGCCAAGGCGGCGGGGTTTGGCCTGGCCACCTTCGAGGAGGACGTCCAGCGCTGCCTGAGCGACTTTGGCTATTAA